A window from Rhizosphaericola mali encodes these proteins:
- a CDS encoding glycoside hydrolase family 43 protein, whose translation MKKYICSLALVFGLINYSNQANAQQTFVANGNPIVTDKYTADPAALVDNGTLYVFAGHDEALDNKEFYEMHEWLVYSTKDLKTWTAYPSPLNVKAFSWAKDDAWASQVIKRNGKYYWYVAISHGTIHGKSIGVAVSDNPVGPYKDALGKALITNDMTKETNISWDDIDPTVIVDKDGQAWLIWGNTKCYYAKLKPNMIELDGPIGVFDLPHYTEAPWINYRNGWYYLSYASGFPEKIVYAMSKNVTGPWTYMGILNELAGNSNTNHQAIVDFKGKTYFIYHNGAINTHGGSFRRSFCVDELHYNSDGTMKRIIMTSEGVTK comes from the coding sequence ATGAAAAAATATATTTGTTCTTTGGCGTTGGTGTTTGGTCTAATTAATTATAGTAATCAAGCTAACGCACAACAAACCTTTGTTGCTAATGGTAATCCCATAGTCACAGATAAATATACAGCCGATCCTGCCGCACTTGTGGATAATGGAACACTTTATGTTTTCGCTGGGCATGACGAAGCTCTCGATAATAAAGAATTTTATGAAATGCATGAATGGCTTGTTTATTCTACAAAGGATTTGAAGACTTGGACCGCTTATCCGTCTCCATTAAATGTTAAAGCATTTTCTTGGGCAAAAGATGATGCTTGGGCCTCTCAAGTTATTAAAAGAAATGGAAAATATTATTGGTATGTTGCTATATCACATGGAACGATTCATGGGAAATCTATTGGAGTAGCAGTGTCTGACAATCCTGTAGGTCCTTATAAAGATGCATTAGGAAAAGCATTAATAACAAATGATATGACCAAAGAAACTAATATATCTTGGGATGATATTGATCCTACGGTTATAGTGGATAAAGACGGTCAGGCGTGGTTGATTTGGGGTAATACGAAATGCTACTATGCAAAATTAAAACCAAATATGATTGAATTAGATGGTCCTATTGGCGTATTTGATTTGCCCCATTATACGGAAGCTCCTTGGATCAACTATAGAAATGGATGGTATTATTTATCCTATGCTAGTGGATTTCCAGAAAAAATTGTTTATGCCATGAGTAAGAATGTTACAGGTCCTTGGACTTATATGGGGATTTTAAATGAACTTGCTGGCAACTCTAATACCAATCATCAGGCAATAGTTGATTTTAAAGGAAAAACATATTTTATATATCACAACGGTGCGATCAATACACATGGTGGCAGCTTTAGAAGGTCTTTTTGTGTGGATGAATTACACTATAATTCTGACGGTACGATGAAAAGAATTATTATGACTTCTGAAGGTGTGACAAAATAA
- a CDS encoding RagB/SusD family nutrient uptake outer membrane protein, translated as MKFFKNIFNTCAATAILGLVATSCSKKLDQSNPNLETTETFWKDSSDALQGINAAYAPLLLDGGYMRFSPILLDVRGDDVMSNSGWTAIAQAAKFTLGTSVADGYGFAFDAYYEGIYRCNQVIKNVPDINMDDDIKNRVLGQAYFLRGLYYFHLVNMWGRVPLPTTPAASSVDYTVTQSTEEEGWQRVEDDFTAAIPLLPTSYNNVSGSDQGELGRATQGAAMAYLGKTYLFTKQYDKAAAEFKAVIDLGVYGLMDNYGDNFTESFENNKESIFEVQFSTTVGGTVLGWQGIPNSTWAKVSARAVTYGAPNFGYTDVQLTESAYNEFLQEKSADGSVDLRLGETMFYNKPNEPLYFKDFQTIYAGTPYLNQFFAKKYENWSTKADEFDWKSGINERLMRYSDVLLMYAEAENELGNVSECANYITLVRNRAKLTVRTTEFASYSQDQMRTQISHERLLEFCLEGHRFDDIKRWGWLADPTKLAALKLRDSEFNNYIPGKEYYPIPQTEIDNNPNVTQNKTY; from the coding sequence ATGAAATTCTTCAAAAATATATTTAATACATGTGCAGCTACTGCAATTTTAGGATTAGTAGCGACATCTTGTTCGAAAAAATTAGATCAAAGTAATCCTAATCTAGAAACTACAGAGACTTTTTGGAAAGATTCTTCTGATGCCTTGCAAGGAATAAACGCAGCGTATGCACCGCTTTTACTAGATGGAGGTTATATGCGTTTTTCTCCGATATTACTTGATGTAAGAGGGGATGATGTGATGAGTAATAGCGGATGGACTGCTATTGCACAAGCTGCAAAGTTTACTTTAGGTACGAGTGTTGCCGATGGTTACGGTTTTGCATTTGATGCTTACTATGAAGGAATTTATAGATGTAATCAAGTAATAAAAAATGTTCCAGATATCAATATGGATGACGATATTAAAAACAGAGTACTTGGTCAAGCTTATTTCTTAAGAGGATTGTATTATTTTCATTTAGTTAATATGTGGGGCCGTGTACCTTTACCTACAACGCCTGCAGCCTCATCTGTTGACTATACTGTTACGCAATCAACAGAAGAAGAAGGGTGGCAAAGAGTGGAAGATGATTTCACTGCAGCAATTCCTTTATTGCCAACTTCATACAATAATGTCAGCGGTTCAGATCAAGGAGAATTAGGAAGAGCTACTCAAGGTGCAGCCATGGCTTATTTGGGTAAAACGTATTTGTTTACAAAACAATATGACAAAGCTGCTGCAGAATTTAAGGCAGTAATAGATTTAGGTGTTTATGGTTTGATGGACAACTATGGCGATAATTTCACTGAAAGTTTTGAAAATAATAAAGAATCCATTTTTGAAGTTCAATTTTCAACAACAGTTGGCGGTACTGTATTAGGATGGCAAGGTATTCCAAACTCTACTTGGGCGAAAGTATCTGCTAGAGCTGTAACTTATGGCGCTCCAAATTTTGGATATACTGATGTACAATTAACAGAATCTGCATATAATGAATTTTTACAAGAAAAATCTGCAGATGGTAGTGTGGATCTTCGTTTAGGTGAAACTATGTTTTATAATAAACCGAATGAGCCTTTATATTTCAAAGATTTCCAAACAATCTATGCAGGTACACCATATTTGAACCAATTTTTTGCAAAAAAATATGAAAACTGGAGTACCAAAGCGGATGAATTTGATTGGAAAAGCGGAATAAATGAAAGATTGATGCGCTATTCTGACGTACTATTGATGTATGCAGAAGCAGAGAACGAATTGGGCAATGTTTCTGAATGTGCAAACTATATTACGTTAGTACGTAATCGTGCTAAATTAACAGTTCGTACCACAGAATTTGCATCCTACTCTCAAGACCAAATGCGTACTCAGATTTCACATGAAAGATTATTGGAGTTTTGTTTAGAAGGCCACAGATTTGATGATATCAAAAGATGGGGCTGGTTAGCAGATCCGACAAAATTAGCGGCACTTAAACTAAGAGATTCTGAATTTAACAATTATATTCCTGGAAAAGAATATTATCCAATTCCTCAAACTGAGATTGATAATAATCCGAATGTTACACAAAATAAAACCTACTAA
- a CDS encoding alpha-N-arabinofuranosidase, whose translation MHLKRFTASMAIAVCAFQAKAQTKVRVENDSAKQVISANIYGHFAEHLGHCIYNGIYVGDTAREIPNTDGIRNDIIAALRKLKVPILRWPGGCFADTYHWKDGIGPKQDRPAMVNKWWGGVTEDNSFGTHDFLRLCQLLGSTPYLAGNTGSGTPQELADWVQYVNFDGKSPMSDLRKKNGHDSAWGVQYWGVGNEAWGCGGNMRPEYYADIYRRYSTFMTDYDPKKPLFKIASGANSADYHWTETLMKNIPTNMLSGIALHHYAVIEWNKKGPDQSFTEEGYFKTMESALFMDSLIQKHTAIMDKYDPEKKVALVVDEWGGWYDVAPGTNPGFLYQQNTMRDAMIAATTLNIFNNHSDRVRLANLAQIVNVLQAVILTDKEKMILTPTYHIMEMYNVHQDAKLIPTNYVSPKYDYNGKKLDAVSVSASVDKSQKLHISLANIDAHNAQTVELDLDANNYKTIKGRILTSDKLTNCNTFQNPNKIEPEVYTKASLKNGKVSLSIPPFSAIVLELSK comes from the coding sequence ATGCATTTGAAAAGATTTACAGCGAGCATGGCGATTGCAGTCTGTGCATTCCAAGCAAAAGCGCAGACTAAAGTAAGAGTAGAAAATGATTCAGCCAAACAAGTGATTAGTGCCAATATTTATGGACATTTTGCCGAACATTTAGGTCATTGTATTTATAATGGTATTTACGTGGGAGATACAGCTCGTGAAATTCCGAATACAGATGGTATTAGAAATGATATTATCGCTGCGCTACGTAAATTAAAAGTGCCTATATTACGCTGGCCTGGTGGCTGTTTTGCAGATACTTATCATTGGAAAGATGGCATCGGTCCTAAACAAGATCGTCCAGCGATGGTGAATAAATGGTGGGGAGGTGTGACGGAAGATAATAGTTTCGGTACACATGACTTTTTACGATTATGCCAATTGTTGGGTTCTACGCCTTATTTGGCAGGAAATACAGGAAGTGGTACGCCTCAGGAATTAGCAGATTGGGTACAATATGTCAATTTTGATGGCAAAAGTCCTATGAGTGATTTACGTAAAAAAAATGGTCATGATTCCGCTTGGGGCGTTCAATATTGGGGTGTAGGTAATGAAGCTTGGGGCTGTGGTGGTAATATGCGACCAGAATACTATGCGGATATTTATCGTAGATATTCCACATTTATGACGGACTATGATCCCAAGAAACCTTTATTCAAAATAGCATCTGGAGCTAATAGCGCTGACTATCATTGGACCGAGACATTGATGAAAAATATTCCTACTAATATGTTGAGTGGTATTGCTTTACATCATTATGCTGTAATTGAATGGAATAAAAAAGGACCGGACCAAAGCTTTACAGAAGAAGGATACTTTAAGACGATGGAATCGGCATTATTTATGGATTCTTTGATTCAAAAACATACTGCCATAATGGATAAATATGATCCAGAGAAAAAAGTGGCATTGGTTGTGGATGAATGGGGCGGATGGTATGACGTAGCTCCTGGTACTAATCCAGGTTTTTTATACCAACAAAATACAATGCGTGATGCAATGATCGCTGCGACGACTTTGAATATTTTTAATAATCATAGTGATCGTGTTCGTTTGGCTAATTTGGCGCAAATTGTCAATGTGTTGCAGGCGGTTATTTTAACGGATAAAGAAAAAATGATTTTAACGCCTACGTATCATATTATGGAAATGTATAACGTACATCAAGATGCAAAATTGATTCCTACAAACTATGTTTCTCCTAAATATGATTATAATGGCAAAAAGTTAGACGCGGTTTCCGTATCTGCATCCGTGGATAAAAGTCAAAAATTGCATATAAGTTTGGCAAATATTGATGCACACAATGCCCAAACCGTCGAGCTAGATTTGGATGCTAATAACTATAAAACTATAAAAGGTAGAATTTTGACTTCGGATAAATTGACAAATTGTAATACATTTCAGAATCCAAATAAAATTGAACCCGAAGTATATACAAAAGCAAGTTTGAAAAATGGGAAAGTAAGTTTGTCTATCCCGCCATTCTCTGCTATAGTATTAGAACTTTCAAAATAA
- a CDS encoding alpha-L-arabinofuranosidase C-terminal domain-containing protein — MVAKNKFFGMLAGVTGLLSVASAQNTTVNIDATKSIAKVPSTMWGVFFEDINFGADGGLYAELIKNRSFEFTQPLMGWKKLGKANKEGVFLVENREKENLKNPRYLQVTAGKTSKGDLGLYNEGFRGMGLKAGVGYDFSVMYRTKTSGRSLDIELVDSSNKVVGSAQLQLSNADGQWHKATVSFNSNTTVLKGGANIWIVGEGNVDLDMLSLFPKDTWKNRPGGLRADMVQRLADMKPGFIRFPGGCIVEGRDLANRYQWKNTVGPIEERKLIMNRWNTEFAHRPAPDYFQTFGLGFFEYFQLSEDIGAEPLPIINCGMACQFNTSEVQDMSELDPYVQDALDLIEFANGATTTKWGKLRADMGHPAPFNLKMMGIGNENWGPQYVERLHLFQDAIAKKYPKMKLVCSSGTDPNGEKFDFLNDTLRKMKVAYIDEHYYRSPEWFLDNAGRYDNYTRNGSKVFAGEYAAQSDGMANPTNRNTWLTALSEAAFMTGLERNAGAVEMASYAPLFAHVDAWQWTPDMIWVNNLQTYATPDYYVQQLYSLNKGTDVVSATINGKVIEGENKLYISSVKDEKKKEIIVKIVNASADAKKLDVDIKNKEKMKSATLVTLQSKDMQAVNSFDHPENVAPKESSLTIKGNKIQLDAAANTFYVVKVQY; from the coding sequence ATGGTAGCTAAAAATAAATTTTTTGGTATGTTGGCAGGCGTTACAGGATTGTTATCTGTAGCTTCTGCCCAAAATACAACGGTAAATATTGATGCGACAAAATCGATTGCAAAAGTTCCTTCCACTATGTGGGGTGTATTTTTTGAAGATATTAATTTCGGTGCAGATGGAGGTTTGTATGCTGAATTAATTAAAAATCGATCTTTCGAATTCACACAACCTTTGATGGGTTGGAAAAAATTAGGAAAAGCCAATAAAGAAGGTGTTTTCTTAGTTGAGAATCGTGAGAAAGAAAATCTTAAGAATCCTCGTTATTTACAAGTAACCGCAGGAAAAACTTCCAAAGGAGATCTTGGTTTGTATAATGAAGGTTTTCGTGGGATGGGGCTAAAAGCGGGCGTTGGCTACGATTTTTCAGTGATGTATCGAACTAAAACCTCAGGTCGTAGTTTGGATATAGAACTAGTCGATAGTTCCAATAAAGTTGTTGGCTCTGCTCAACTACAATTATCAAATGCCGATGGACAGTGGCACAAGGCGACCGTTTCCTTTAATTCCAATACTACCGTATTAAAAGGAGGTGCGAATATTTGGATAGTTGGAGAAGGTAATGTGGATTTGGATATGCTTTCTTTATTTCCCAAAGATACATGGAAAAATCGCCCTGGTGGTTTGCGTGCGGATATGGTGCAAAGACTGGCGGATATGAAACCTGGATTTATCAGATTTCCCGGAGGTTGTATTGTGGAAGGTCGTGATCTAGCAAATCGTTATCAATGGAAAAATACAGTTGGACCGATTGAGGAGCGTAAGTTGATTATGAATCGTTGGAATACAGAGTTTGCACACCGCCCTGCACCAGATTATTTCCAAACTTTTGGATTAGGATTTTTCGAATATTTTCAATTGTCTGAAGATATAGGAGCGGAGCCGCTTCCAATTATTAACTGCGGTATGGCTTGTCAATTCAATACAAGTGAAGTGCAGGATATGTCCGAATTAGATCCTTATGTACAAGACGCTTTAGATTTAATTGAATTTGCCAATGGCGCAACTACAACTAAATGGGGCAAATTACGTGCAGATATGGGACATCCAGCGCCGTTCAATCTAAAAATGATGGGAATTGGTAATGAAAACTGGGGGCCGCAATATGTAGAACGTTTACATTTATTCCAAGACGCTATTGCCAAAAAGTATCCAAAAATGAAGTTAGTTTGTTCTTCTGGAACGGATCCTAACGGAGAAAAATTCGACTTTTTGAATGACACTTTACGCAAAATGAAAGTCGCATATATTGATGAGCATTACTATAGAAGTCCAGAATGGTTTTTGGATAATGCTGGTAGATATGATAACTATACTAGAAATGGATCTAAAGTGTTTGCTGGTGAATATGCTGCGCAAAGTGATGGTATGGCCAATCCTACCAATCGCAATACTTGGTTAACTGCACTTTCTGAGGCGGCATTTATGACTGGCTTGGAACGTAATGCGGGAGCTGTGGAGATGGCGTCTTATGCGCCATTATTTGCGCATGTGGATGCTTGGCAATGGACACCAGATATGATTTGGGTAAATAATTTACAAACTTATGCCACACCTGACTATTATGTGCAACAGCTTTACTCTTTGAATAAAGGAACCGACGTTGTATCCGCAACTATAAATGGAAAAGTGATAGAAGGAGAAAATAAACTCTATATTTCTAGTGTAAAAGATGAAAAAAAGAAAGAAATTATTGTAAAAATTGTTAATGCTTCTGCAGATGCAAAAAAATTGGATGTAGATATTAAAAATAAGGAAAAAATGAAATCTGCTACACTTGTGACGCTTCAATCAAAAGATATGCAAGCTGTGAATAGTTTCGATCATCCAGAAAACGTTGCACCTAAAGAATCGTCTTTAACGATTAAAGGAAATAAAATTCAATTAGACGCTGCTGCAAATACTTTTTATGTAGTTAAAGTACAATACTAA
- a CDS encoding arabinan endo-1,5-alpha-L-arabinosidase, giving the protein MNITKRTLAAFASILLLNVSCKKDHTFNDAGTIDNNIYFDINKIYDVYPQYASSSMFYNWTVYNVHDPSIKKFGDYYYCYSTDVAYGTSIRAGLQIRRSKDLVDWYFMGWVFDQLPAKGSAYIESQGATPNESLWAPYVMQVGNEYRLYYSLASNGDRISAIGLATATNPLGPWTEKGLVVTSKTAGAGTNAIDPTVVTATDGKMYLYYGSSWDGLFMKELNPSTGLAIDSLTIGTRIVRRGSTNGMINGNLEGPEIIYNDSTKMYYLFVAYDWLSTKYNTRVYRSSTPTGPFLDWSGNNVDLAVDHGPMIIAPYKFENQSGWAGVSHCSVFMQDGQYYIAHQGRPGEDLAYMDLHVRKLYWTSDGWPVASPERFANISDSTVGSSELIGNFEEVVLGYSVVPGFAETQTDPQYNYSFKTTLNQDGTINGDKNNTWTYNSPWLELHWGTAFVDKLHVSRDRDWENHVTSTIVLSGFNGDGTAIWMKKLSQ; this is encoded by the coding sequence ATGAATATTACAAAACGAACCCTTGCCGCTTTTGCTAGCATTTTATTATTGAATGTTAGCTGTAAAAAAGATCACACATTCAATGATGCAGGTACCATAGATAACAATATATATTTTGATATAAACAAAATTTATGATGTTTATCCGCAATATGCCTCTTCAAGCATGTTTTATAATTGGACGGTTTATAATGTACACGATCCATCCATTAAGAAATTTGGAGACTATTACTATTGTTACAGTACAGATGTAGCATATGGTACTTCGATTCGTGCAGGATTGCAAATAAGACGTTCCAAAGATTTAGTGGATTGGTATTTTATGGGTTGGGTATTTGATCAATTGCCAGCAAAAGGTAGTGCTTATATTGAATCACAAGGTGCTACACCAAATGAATCATTGTGGGCTCCTTATGTAATGCAAGTTGGTAATGAATACAGACTATATTATTCTCTTGCGTCTAATGGCGATAGAATAAGTGCTATAGGATTAGCAACTGCAACTAATCCTTTGGGTCCGTGGACTGAAAAAGGATTAGTGGTAACTTCAAAAACCGCAGGAGCAGGTACCAATGCAATTGATCCTACTGTAGTTACCGCTACTGATGGTAAAATGTATTTATACTATGGCTCCTCTTGGGATGGTTTGTTTATGAAAGAACTAAATCCATCGACAGGTTTGGCGATTGATTCATTGACTATTGGAACTAGAATTGTTAGACGTGGTAGTACCAATGGGATGATTAATGGAAATCTTGAAGGACCAGAAATTATCTACAATGATTCAACCAAGATGTATTATTTGTTTGTCGCATATGACTGGTTGTCTACCAAATATAATACACGTGTTTATAGATCTAGTACTCCGACTGGACCATTCTTAGATTGGAGTGGAAATAATGTTGACTTAGCCGTTGATCATGGTCCTATGATAATTGCTCCATATAAATTTGAAAATCAAAGTGGTTGGGCGGGAGTCTCCCATTGTTCAGTATTTATGCAAGATGGACAATATTATATAGCTCATCAAGGACGTCCTGGTGAAGATTTGGCTTATATGGATTTGCACGTAAGAAAATTATATTGGACAAGTGATGGCTGGCCAGTAGCCTCACCAGAAAGATTTGCAAATATTTCTGATTCTACAGTTGGTAGTTCTGAATTAATAGGTAATTTTGAAGAGGTTGTATTGGGGTACAGCGTTGTTCCTGGTTTTGCAGAGACACAAACTGATCCTCAATATAATTACTCTTTCAAAACCACTTTAAACCAAGATGGAACTATTAATGGAGATAAAAATAATACATGGACTTATAATTCGCCTTGGTTAGAATTACATTGGGGAACTGCATTTGTAGATAAGCTTCATGTTTCTAGAGATAGAGATTGGGAAAATCATGTAACCTCAACTATTGTTCTTTCTGGATTTAATGGTGATGGTACAGCTATTTGGATGAAAAAATTATCTCAGTAA
- a CDS encoding glycoside hydrolase family 97 protein: MRYCIAFFVYLFSMFIGISNGYTQTIISSNLDFKSPNSEIICKIISNEKGDASYQIFYHNTILLDHSQLGLELSTKGNLNRFKQIILCQKSSQVAQYSILNAKKYSINHSYNLYKILLINDTDTLPMEFKMFDDGLAFRYVIKNNSGKAIQVEKENTSFQFLPETKAFLQPVAVAKSGWEATNPSYEENYQQDIPVGMQESTKTGWVYPALFHKGNTWMAITEAGLDGNYCATRLDPISTNGNYSIAFPDLKETIIKNGGILPKSKQSFYSPWRVITIGSLKSLVESTLGTDVADEAKYPESLCKTGQASWSWINSKDDFIVYEEQKKYIDFAASMHWKYCLIDVNWDQKIGYEKMAELSKYGQSKNVGLLLWYNSAGDWNTVKYTPKTKLLTHESREAEFSKLQKMGIKGIKVDFFGGDGQSVIKYYIDILNDAAHYGLMVNFHGATLPRGWARTYPNLMTTEAVKGFESVTFEQKAADQEANHVTMLPFTRNLFDPMDFTPMNLYKIPTHVHRKTTPTFELATSVVLLSGIQHFAESPEGMSHEPDYVKSFLQNLPTHWDDVKFLDGYPGKFIVIARKSGEKWFVAGLNGDSSSCKIDLDLSFLPKNAKGKIFTDGYASNSIMQNDFANKPSELTLKANGGFVLVFE; this comes from the coding sequence ATGCGTTATTGTATTGCCTTTTTTGTTTATTTATTTAGCATGTTTATTGGTATTTCTAATGGATATACACAAACTATAATTTCCTCCAATTTGGATTTTAAAAGTCCCAATAGTGAAATCATTTGCAAAATAATTTCGAATGAAAAAGGTGATGCATCTTATCAAATTTTTTACCACAATACAATATTACTAGATCACTCTCAACTGGGTTTAGAATTATCCACGAAAGGAAATTTAAATAGATTTAAACAGATCATATTATGCCAAAAATCTAGTCAAGTTGCCCAATATTCTATTTTAAATGCGAAAAAATATTCCATCAATCATTCCTATAATTTATACAAAATTCTATTGATCAATGATACTGATACATTGCCGATGGAATTCAAAATGTTTGATGACGGCTTAGCATTTAGGTATGTAATAAAAAATAATTCTGGCAAAGCAATTCAAGTAGAAAAGGAAAATACTTCTTTTCAATTTTTACCCGAAACAAAAGCATTTTTGCAACCAGTAGCTGTCGCTAAATCTGGATGGGAAGCGACTAATCCTTCTTACGAAGAAAATTATCAACAAGATATTCCTGTGGGAATGCAAGAGTCGACCAAAACGGGTTGGGTTTATCCCGCACTTTTTCATAAAGGAAATACTTGGATGGCAATTACGGAAGCTGGGTTGGATGGTAACTATTGCGCTACTAGATTAGATCCAATTTCTACAAATGGAAATTATAGTATTGCTTTTCCCGATTTAAAAGAAACTATCATTAAGAATGGCGGCATTTTGCCAAAATCAAAACAATCTTTCTATAGCCCTTGGCGTGTCATTACTATTGGTAGTTTAAAATCATTAGTAGAGTCTACCTTGGGTACTGATGTTGCTGATGAGGCAAAATATCCAGAATCACTTTGTAAAACAGGACAAGCATCTTGGAGTTGGATTAATAGCAAGGATGATTTTATAGTCTATGAGGAACAAAAAAAATATATTGATTTTGCTGCTTCTATGCACTGGAAATATTGTTTGATTGATGTGAATTGGGATCAGAAAATTGGTTATGAAAAAATGGCGGAGTTGTCAAAATATGGACAATCGAAAAATGTTGGTTTATTGCTTTGGTATAATTCCGCAGGTGACTGGAATACAGTAAAATATACACCTAAGACTAAATTGTTGACGCATGAAAGTCGTGAAGCAGAGTTTTCCAAATTACAAAAAATGGGTATCAAAGGAATCAAAGTTGACTTCTTTGGCGGCGATGGACAATCTGTAATTAAATACTATATAGATATTTTAAATGACGCGGCTCATTATGGCTTAATGGTCAATTTTCATGGTGCAACTTTGCCAAGAGGTTGGGCGCGTACTTATCCCAATCTAATGACAACAGAAGCAGTGAAAGGTTTCGAATCAGTTACATTCGAGCAAAAGGCCGCAGATCAAGAAGCTAATCATGTTACGATGTTGCCATTTACACGAAATTTGTTTGACCCAATGGATTTTACTCCAATGAATTTGTATAAAATCCCTACGCATGTTCATCGCAAAACTACACCCACTTTTGAGTTAGCGACGAGTGTGGTATTGCTTTCTGGAATTCAACATTTTGCAGAATCTCCAGAAGGAATGAGTCACGAGCCAGACTATGTAAAATCATTTTTACAAAATTTACCTACACATTGGGATGATGTAAAATTCTTAGATGGCTATCCTGGAAAATTTATAGTTATTGCTAGAAAATCTGGCGAAAAATGGTTTGTCGCTGGTTTGAATGGCGATTCTTCTAGTTGTAAAATAGATTTAGACTTATCATTTTTACCGAAAAATGCAAAAGGTAAAATATTTACAGATGGTTATGCGTCTAATAGCATTATGCAAAATGATTTTGCGAATAAGCCATCCGAATTGACATTAAAAGCAAATGGTGGATTTGTTTTAGTATTTGAATAA